In the genome of Myxococcus stipitatus, one region contains:
- a CDS encoding MopE-related protein: MKTFNAWLCALSSLVLVAGSVGCSVEFPNDAPYTCDLDGDCGGDGYVCTSLPNNGPKYCCLPEPVEKCNSVDDDCDGVIDELEGTCFTGPAEARGKGVCRDGQPACRQGGEVCLNEVKPTTEICNRLDDDCDGQVDEDFNLMTDRLNCGTCGTRCGAQFDCMEGVCQRRPVTKPVDDGDLSLDCADPLDCPDTTAGTRLVGGN; this comes from the coding sequence ATGAAGACCTTCAATGCCTGGTTGTGCGCGCTCAGTTCCCTGGTGCTGGTGGCGGGGAGCGTGGGCTGCTCGGTGGAGTTCCCCAATGACGCGCCCTACACGTGCGACCTGGACGGGGACTGCGGCGGGGACGGCTATGTCTGTACGTCGCTGCCCAACAACGGGCCGAAGTACTGCTGCCTCCCGGAGCCCGTGGAGAAGTGCAACAGCGTGGATGACGACTGCGACGGCGTCATCGACGAGTTGGAGGGCACGTGCTTCACCGGCCCCGCGGAGGCGCGCGGCAAGGGCGTGTGCCGCGACGGTCAGCCCGCGTGCCGTCAGGGCGGGGAGGTCTGCCTCAACGAGGTGAAGCCGACCACCGAGATCTGCAACCGGCTGGACGACGACTGCGACGGTCAGGTCGACGAGGACTTCAACCTGATGACGGACCGGCTCAACTGCGGCACGTGCGGCACGCGCTGCGGCGCGCAGTTCGACTGCATGGAGGGCGTCTGCCAGCGCCGTCCGGTGACCAAGCCCGTTGACGACGGCGACCTGTCACTGGACTGCGCGGACCCGTTGGACTGCCCCGACACCACGGCTGGCACGCGTCTCGTCGGAGGCAACTGA
- a CDS encoding serine/threonine-protein kinase, with product MGQDDHFSRNPLSPGGSVSGELQVGGELREGALLGSYQLETLLGEGSMGRVFQARHARLGRQVALKVLKPEHARDSGFVQRFFQEARTVNQINHEHIVEIFDFVDEGEGGHVYCVMELLRGRGLGELLKQEPLSLARVQRIAAQVCAALGAAHLVGVVHRDIKPDNLFLTQRSGQSDFVKVLDFGVAKHMAAEGAHTGTLDGTIVGTPAYMSPEQAAGLPVDARSDIYAVGNILYEMLTGHPPFRVEAFGQLVVHIITQPPPPLPSHLPSGEPLPAALAELVMRCLAKDPESRPQSLAEVMTGLLLVPVQAPAALEASERPTKKLPSVAGIMGRRRLAMASAGGVATLLLAAMVWAGARSSTAPVAETEALSVVAPGRLAEAVAEMAPTAEQKPMAPPVTLTVRSFPEGAKVVRADTGEELGLTPLVRELPRREVPLDLRVELSGYVPLKRSVNLNAHTELDLPLVKSLTAPKPKAKAPEKKATRSEAPSRKASSRKAAVRSASAEPAAR from the coding sequence ATGGGACAAGATGACCACTTCTCGCGGAACCCGTTGTCACCGGGAGGCTCCGTGAGCGGAGAGCTCCAGGTGGGGGGGGAGCTGCGGGAAGGCGCCCTGCTGGGGAGCTACCAGTTGGAGACGCTGCTGGGCGAAGGCTCCATGGGGCGCGTCTTCCAGGCGCGACATGCGCGGCTGGGCCGGCAGGTGGCGCTGAAGGTGCTGAAGCCGGAGCACGCCCGGGACAGCGGCTTCGTGCAGCGCTTCTTCCAGGAAGCCCGCACGGTGAATCAAATCAACCACGAGCACATCGTGGAGATCTTCGACTTCGTCGACGAGGGCGAGGGCGGCCACGTCTACTGTGTCATGGAGCTCCTGCGGGGACGGGGCCTGGGCGAGCTGCTCAAGCAGGAGCCGCTGTCGCTCGCGCGTGTGCAGCGCATCGCCGCTCAGGTGTGCGCGGCGCTGGGCGCGGCCCACCTGGTGGGCGTGGTGCACCGGGACATCAAGCCCGACAACCTCTTCCTCACGCAGCGCTCCGGCCAGTCGGACTTCGTGAAGGTGTTGGACTTCGGCGTCGCCAAGCACATGGCCGCCGAGGGCGCTCACACCGGCACGTTGGATGGCACCATCGTCGGCACGCCGGCGTACATGTCTCCGGAGCAGGCCGCGGGGCTGCCGGTGGATGCGCGCTCGGACATCTACGCGGTGGGCAACATCCTCTACGAGATGCTCACCGGGCATCCGCCCTTCCGGGTGGAGGCCTTCGGGCAGCTGGTGGTGCACATCATCACCCAGCCGCCTCCGCCGCTGCCTTCGCACCTGCCCTCGGGTGAGCCGCTGCCGGCCGCGCTCGCGGAGCTGGTGATGCGGTGCCTGGCCAAGGACCCGGAGAGCCGTCCGCAGTCGCTCGCCGAGGTGATGACGGGGCTGCTGCTCGTGCCCGTGCAGGCGCCCGCCGCGCTGGAGGCGTCGGAGCGGCCCACGAAGAAGCTTCCCTCGGTGGCGGGCATCATGGGGCGCCGCCGCCTGGCGATGGCGTCCGCGGGCGGCGTGGCGACGCTGCTCCTGGCGGCGATGGTGTGGGCGGGGGCGCGCTCGTCGACCGCGCCCGTGGCGGAGACCGAGGCGCTCTCCGTCGTGGCGCCGGGGCGGCTGGCGGAGGCCGTGGCGGAGATGGCGCCCACGGCGGAGCAGAAGCCCATGGCGCCGCCCGTCACGCTCACGGTGCGCTCCTTCCCGGAGGGCGCGAAGGTGGTGCGCGCGGACACGGGTGAGGAGCTGGGGCTCACCCCGCTGGTGCGGGAGCTGCCGCGCCGCGAGGTGCCGTTGGACCTGCGCGTGGAGCTGTCGGGTTACGTGCCGCTGAAGCGTTCGGTGAACCTGAACGCGCACACGGAGCTGGACCTGCCGCTGGTCAAGTCGCTCACGGCGCCCAAGCCGAAGGCGAAGGCCCCCGAGAAGAAGGCGACGCGGAGCGAGGCCCCGTCGCGCAAGGCCTCGTCGCGCAAGGCGGCGGTCCGCTCGGCGAGCGCGGAGCCCGCGGCGCGCTGA
- a CDS encoding FHA domain-containing protein — MARALLLSLLVRQHMALKEKFRAKYPHPWLVWEAGAWNVPETTEGNVGATRLPLSDLRDCLPAGDAMCFELVALAERGPMRLGRASHNALVVNDATVSREQLILTPRPHHGWHVARVADSRPVSMNGQELAADGALLHPGAKLEVGDVRLTFHDADGFDERISRIAAQVLAQAISR; from the coding sequence ATGGCTCGCGCACTGCTGCTCTCGCTGCTGGTGAGGCAGCACATGGCACTGAAGGAGAAGTTTCGCGCCAAGTACCCACACCCCTGGCTGGTGTGGGAGGCCGGCGCGTGGAACGTCCCCGAGACGACGGAGGGGAACGTGGGCGCTACCCGCCTGCCCCTCTCGGACCTCCGGGACTGCCTGCCCGCAGGAGACGCCATGTGCTTCGAGCTCGTGGCCCTGGCCGAGCGAGGGCCCATGCGCCTGGGCCGCGCCTCGCACAACGCCCTGGTCGTCAACGACGCCACCGTGTCGCGCGAGCAGCTCATCCTCACGCCGCGCCCCCACCACGGCTGGCATGTGGCGCGCGTGGCGGACTCGAGGCCCGTGAGCATGAACGGACAGGAGCTCGCCGCGGACGGAGCCCTCCTGCACCCCGGCGCGAAGCTGGAGGTGGGCGACGTGCGCCTCACCTTCCACGACGCGGACGGCTTCGACGAGCGCATCTCCCGCATCGCCGCGCAGGTCCTCGCGCAAGCCATCTCGCGCTGA
- a CDS encoding alpha/beta hydrolase, translating to MRPPPFTQTFPDAGVVPDAGPVSWACQRGAVVHGAPISLLADLQLAMSRATSSEARTQAIDRFVAEVEAKGGTPLVSDASAGQQRVAFFVRGAAGRDTFVAGEFNAWSSSATPLTQVRDTDLFLAEVVIPRTGPQPYKLVKGDSYVEDPGARHVTWDRLNRNGVGQFNSLVYPGAQDATKGRLTAWYDVRATGLGDARDVFVYTPARYDGPECPVLPVMYVHDGNESLTRESFVDAADAHYAARPEDAAVLVFVALPSQDVRLAQYTFPPARAPGWPTPRGDEYLAFVKDDLMPKVEAGFRVKTGAADTGISGASLGGLISVYAGFRYPEEFGFVGTQSGTMFWPHDGEVDRDDGNAMVVRAGQEPVVPVRFYVDHGSPESGCTRDGEEGADDCQSNLQFVAALRARGYSVAHVNEVRGGHDWGFWKKRLPKMLCAFRNTDPRVCGL from the coding sequence ATGCGGCCCCCTCCGTTCACCCAGACGTTTCCGGATGCGGGCGTGGTTCCGGATGCGGGGCCGGTGAGCTGGGCGTGTCAGCGCGGGGCCGTGGTCCACGGCGCGCCCATCTCGTTGCTGGCGGACCTGCAGCTCGCGATGAGCCGCGCCACGTCGTCCGAGGCGCGCACGCAGGCCATCGACCGCTTCGTGGCGGAGGTGGAGGCGAAGGGCGGCACGCCGCTCGTGAGTGACGCGAGCGCGGGCCAGCAGCGGGTGGCGTTCTTCGTCCGAGGTGCCGCTGGCCGCGACACGTTCGTGGCGGGCGAGTTCAATGCGTGGTCCTCGAGCGCGACGCCGCTGACGCAGGTCCGGGACACGGACCTGTTCCTCGCGGAGGTGGTGATTCCGCGCACGGGGCCGCAGCCGTACAAGCTGGTGAAGGGAGACTCGTACGTCGAGGACCCCGGGGCGCGGCATGTGACGTGGGACCGGCTCAACCGCAACGGCGTGGGGCAGTTCAACTCGCTGGTGTACCCGGGGGCGCAGGACGCGACGAAGGGGCGGCTCACGGCCTGGTACGACGTGCGTGCGACGGGGTTGGGGGATGCGCGGGATGTGTTTGTCTACACGCCGGCGCGTTACGACGGTCCCGAGTGTCCGGTGCTGCCGGTGATGTATGTGCATGATGGCAACGAGAGCCTCACGCGAGAGTCCTTCGTGGACGCGGCGGATGCGCACTACGCGGCCCGGCCCGAGGACGCGGCGGTGTTGGTGTTCGTGGCGTTGCCGAGTCAGGACGTGCGACTGGCGCAGTACACGTTTCCTCCGGCGCGAGCACCGGGGTGGCCCACGCCGCGAGGGGATGAGTACCTGGCGTTCGTGAAGGACGACTTGATGCCGAAGGTGGAGGCGGGCTTCCGGGTGAAGACGGGGGCGGCGGACACGGGCATCAGTGGTGCGTCACTGGGTGGGCTCATCTCCGTGTACGCGGGGTTCCGGTATCCGGAGGAGTTCGGCTTCGTGGGGACGCAGTCCGGGACGATGTTCTGGCCGCACGATGGCGAAGTGGACCGGGACGACGGCAACGCGATGGTGGTGCGCGCGGGGCAGGAGCCGGTGGTGCCGGTGCGTTTCTACGTGGACCATGGCTCGCCCGAGTCCGGCTGTACGCGAGATGGGGAGGAGGGGGCTGACGACTGTCAGTCCAATCTCCAGTTCGTGGCCGCGCTGCGCGCGCGGGGTTACTCGGTGGCCCATGTGAATGAAGTGCGTGGGGGACACGACTGGGGCTTCTGGAAGAAGCGACTGCCGAAGATGCTCTGCGCGTTCCGGAACACGGACCCGCGAGTGTGTGGGCTCTGA